The Microbacterium sp. Nx66 genome contains a region encoding:
- the rpmJ gene encoding 50S ribosomal protein L36, with the protein MKVNPSVKPICDHCKVIRRHGRVMVICKSNPRHKQRQG; encoded by the coding sequence ATGAAGGTCAACCCCAGCGTCAAGCCGATCTGCGACCACTGCAAGGTGATCCGCCGCCACGGCCGCGTCATGGTGATCTGCAAGAGCAACCCGCGTCACAAGCAGCGCCAGGGCTGA
- the infA gene encoding translation initiation factor IF-1 has protein sequence MAKKDGVIEIEGVISEALPNAMFRVELSNGHKVLATISGKMRQNYIRIIPEDRVVVELSPYDLTRGRIVYRYR, from the coding sequence ATGGCTAAGAAAGACGGTGTCATCGAGATCGAGGGCGTGATCTCCGAGGCTCTCCCCAACGCGATGTTCCGCGTTGAGCTCAGCAACGGACACAAGGTCCTGGCAACGATCTCCGGAAAGATGCGGCAGAACTACATCCGCATCATCCCCGAGGACCGTGTGGTCGTGGAGCTCAGCCCCTACGACCTGACACGCGGCCGCATCGTCTACCGCTACCGCTGA
- a CDS encoding DsbA family protein, whose product MAAAKSNTNWFAIGVSIAVVVVLVALGGLVVFLNNQATSPGATPSASDNFDAEAGSVSMGDGDTTVSVFLDFQCPVCKSFEDQFGAALEAKAQSGEITLEQHPIAILDRFSQGTEFSSRSAGAAFCVAESDSDLYFDYAKVLFENQPAENTPGLTNEQLAEFATQVGAGDDVVSCITDETYRKFGAAQAKSNDIQGTPTVEIDGERLDLQNQEDMKRFTDLLG is encoded by the coding sequence ATGGCAGCGGCGAAGAGCAACACCAACTGGTTCGCGATCGGCGTCTCCATCGCCGTCGTCGTGGTCCTGGTGGCCCTCGGCGGACTCGTGGTGTTCCTCAACAACCAGGCGACGTCTCCCGGCGCCACCCCGTCCGCCAGCGACAACTTCGACGCCGAGGCCGGCTCCGTCTCCATGGGCGACGGAGACACGACCGTGTCGGTCTTCCTCGACTTCCAGTGCCCGGTCTGCAAGTCCTTCGAGGACCAGTTCGGTGCGGCGCTCGAGGCGAAGGCCCAGAGCGGGGAGATCACGCTCGAGCAGCACCCCATCGCGATCCTCGACCGCTTCTCGCAGGGCACCGAGTTCTCCTCCCGTTCGGCCGGCGCGGCGTTCTGCGTCGCCGAGTCGGACTCCGACCTGTACTTCGACTACGCCAAGGTCCTGTTCGAGAACCAGCCGGCGGAGAACACCCCCGGCCTGACGAACGAACAGCTCGCCGAGTTCGCCACGCAGGTCGGCGCGGGCGACGACGTCGTGTCCTGCATCACGGACGAGACGTACCGCAAGTTCGGCGCCGCACAGGCGAAGAGCAACGACATCCAGGGCACGCCGACCGTCGAGATCGACGGAGAGCGCCTCGACCTGCAGAACCAGGAAGACATGAAGCGGTTCACCGACCTGCTCGGCTGA
- the map gene encoding type I methionyl aminopeptidase produces MFRRSIYKTPAQLRAMVEPGLITAEALDAVRALIKPGVKTIELDAAANRAILQRGAESNFQLVKGYHHTICVSVNEQVVHGIPGERVLQPGDIVSVDCGAQFEGWNGDSAITVVVPDPEHPELVARREELSRVTEGSMWAGIAAMASASSIDEIGAAIQDYIEAQGPSAVSGEPYGILREYVGHGIGRKMHEAPSVFNYRTPDRGADVKPGLVLAIEPMVTAGGEATFVEDDDWTVTTVDGTDGSHWEHSVALHDGGIWVLTAPDGGRAGLAPFGVEPREIGK; encoded by the coding sequence ATGTTCCGCCGCTCGATCTACAAGACCCCGGCTCAGCTACGAGCCATGGTCGAACCCGGCCTCATCACCGCCGAGGCCCTGGACGCCGTCCGCGCCCTCATCAAGCCGGGGGTGAAGACGATCGAGCTCGACGCCGCCGCGAACCGCGCCATCCTGCAGCGGGGTGCGGAGTCGAACTTCCAGCTCGTCAAGGGGTATCACCACACGATCTGCGTCTCGGTCAACGAGCAGGTCGTGCACGGCATCCCGGGGGAGCGGGTCCTCCAGCCCGGCGACATCGTCTCGGTCGACTGCGGAGCCCAGTTCGAGGGCTGGAACGGGGACAGCGCGATCACCGTCGTCGTCCCGGATCCCGAACACCCTGAGCTCGTGGCCCGCCGTGAGGAGCTCTCGCGTGTGACGGAGGGGTCGATGTGGGCGGGGATCGCCGCGATGGCCTCGGCGTCCTCGATCGACGAGATCGGCGCCGCGATCCAGGACTACATCGAGGCGCAGGGGCCGTCCGCCGTGAGCGGCGAGCCCTACGGCATCCTCCGCGAGTACGTCGGTCACGGCATCGGTCGGAAGATGCACGAGGCGCCCAGCGTCTTCAACTACCGCACGCCCGACCGCGGTGCAGACGTGAAGCCGGGACTCGTGCTCGCCATCGAGCCGATGGTCACCGCCGGGGGTGAGGCGACGTTCGTGGAGGACGACGACTGGACGGTCACCACGGTCGACGGCACCGACGGCTCACATTGGGAACATAGCGTCGCCCTGCATGATGGGGGCATCTGGGTGCTCACCGCGCCCGATGGTGGAAGAGCCGGACTCGCCCCGTTCGGGGTCGAGCCTCGAGAGATCGGAAAGTAA
- a CDS encoding adenylate kinase, giving the protein MTVPHLVPEPVEGHRPTARLLIVGPQGSGKGTQGVRIAESYGIPVVSTGDIFRANIKEGTPLGQQVTAILDKGDLVPDELTSEIVRDRLSQEDAENGFLLDGYPRNTAQVAHLDAFLEGRGEALDAVILLDVPREESIARLALRAAEQGRSDDTDEAIAHRLDIYEKETAPIIEVYSSRGIVDRIDGVGSLEEITERIAAALAARGLRSPASAA; this is encoded by the coding sequence ATGACAGTGCCCCACCTGGTCCCTGAGCCCGTCGAAGGGCACCGACCCACTGCCCGTTTGCTCATCGTCGGCCCCCAGGGTTCCGGCAAGGGCACCCAGGGTGTGCGCATCGCCGAGTCCTACGGCATCCCTGTCGTCTCGACCGGCGACATCTTCCGCGCGAACATCAAGGAGGGGACGCCGCTCGGCCAGCAGGTCACCGCGATCCTCGACAAGGGCGACCTGGTGCCGGACGAGCTGACCAGCGAGATCGTGCGCGACCGGCTGAGCCAGGAGGACGCGGAGAACGGCTTCCTCCTCGACGGCTACCCCCGCAACACCGCGCAGGTGGCGCACCTCGATGCGTTCCTCGAAGGACGCGGCGAGGCGCTGGACGCGGTGATCCTCCTCGACGTCCCGCGGGAGGAGAGCATCGCCCGCCTCGCCCTTCGCGCTGCGGAGCAGGGGCGTTCCGACGACACCGACGAGGCCATCGCGCACCGACTCGACATCTACGAGAAGGAGACGGCGCCGATCATCGAGGTCTACAGCAGCCGGGGCATCGTCGACCGCATCGACGGTGTGGGCTCGCTCGAGGAGATCACGGAGCGCATCGCCGCCGCTCTGGCCGCTCGCGGGCTGCGTTCCCCCGCCTCCGCCGCCTGA